One Scomber scombrus chromosome 23, fScoSco1.1, whole genome shotgun sequence genomic window, GACACCAGCGGCCGGTGGCCTTTCTGGCATACAGGTATGTCAGAGGCAGTCCTGAACGTCTTGCATCTCACTAAACTTGAACTATAAAGTAGCTGCATATTGTACAAGTAAAGCATAGTTAATGCAAGTTTACTTGTTTTACAGAGTAAACGGCCAGTACATTATGGAAGGACTGGCTTCAAGTTTCCTCTTCACAATGGGAGGCTTGGGCTTCATAATCCTGGACCGTTCCAATGCACCAAACATTCCCAAACTCAACCGCTTCCTGTTGCTCTTCATTGGGTTTGTTAGCGTGCTCCTCAGCTTCTTCATGGCAAGAGTGTTCATGCGCATGAAGCTGCCGTAAGTCAATACTTGTCTCCCACAAAAGATCTAGATGTGTATCTTTGCCTATTTAAACAgcaatctgtttgtttttgataatTGCAAATGATAGTCTGCAGTTCTACTACTCTCACATTTTTGTAGTTCTTTGGTCAGTCTTTACAAAtaagtttgcttttttttcagtggatACCTCATGGGCTAAAAGCGCAGACAACACGCATCATTTGACAGATGATTTGGATGGACAGAAGGCATCATAAATAAGGTGGAAGAGGGCCAAACAGGCAGTAAAAAAATATGGATTAACTCAACCTTTGATATAACCAACAACAATTAAGGACTGAAAGCACTGACCTTGCTCAAGAAAATAGTCCCGGCTGTACTGACAGTCTGACACTGGCTGTGTCTTATTTGTAATCAGTgacctcctttcctctccttttctccctgTGCAGTGTTAAATTCAACACTAATGCTTATCCTCTATATTGCCACATGCATTACTGGCACATCATTACCAGATGTGTTGTTTCTTTGATAAAACCAGGAAAACTGCAAAACTCATTGTTTTCAGTATGTTTAATCTAGAGGAcacaattttcattttactgACAACCTGGAAATATTATGCAGTAGGAGAAAATGTctcagaagaaaaaggaaaggaagtcACTGGACATAATTGGGATGGAGCCATTGATTTGGAATTGATTAGCACTGTAAATCATTTAGAGGGGACTCTCAATACTGtttaagttgtttgttttttgtaaagcaGTTCTTGAAAATGCCTTGAACCTGTCACAGTTGCATTTTTGTACGAGATGGTGAAATAAATCTTCCTTTTCAGAGTTCCTTGCAGTTGTCTTATGTATGTGAATTGTCAACTATCAAACTAATTTAGGATTAATTTCTACTGTAAaagtttacaatattgtattAAGAACAAAATTGGACAAGGAGTAACATGACTCCCTAGTGTTTAGTAGCCTGTTTCATATACACTACTTTGGCAACATAATTTGACCTCCAGAAGGTGGCGCTATAGACCG contains:
- the ostc gene encoding oligosaccharyltransferase complex subunit ostc, with product METLYSIPFSVLECPNIKLKKPSWLHMPSAMTVYAVVIVSYFLITGGIIYDVIVEPPSVGSMTDEHGHQRPVAFLAYRVNGQYIMEGLASSFLFTMGGLGFIILDRSNAPNIPKLNRFLLLFIGFVSVLLSFFMARVFMRMKLPGYLMG